The proteins below are encoded in one region of Glandiceps talaboti chromosome 17, keGlaTala1.1, whole genome shotgun sequence:
- the LOC144448003 gene encoding tetraspanin-18B-like, producing MSEDKGLKNFLIIFNIVVVLSGLAVVGLGVWMIVDSTSFNDIVDSAILNGTTYALIGVGAFIVLVGFCGCCGAWKEVKFLLILYIIVVGIVFVVEVAAGILIALYQDELESYIQKTMNNTLQDDYGQSGTANEAITSAWDTVQLTFDCCGSSLYTDYETSAWYNTSSSEKWPESCCVHNGNTIADRTKCYTPTATDWYDYMNTDGCYSKIRDLITNNVMIVGGLLIGFSVIILSTLCGAICLCCSIRKDD from the exons ATGTCGGAGGACAAGGGGCTAAAGAACTTTTTGATCATTTTCAACATAGTTGTTGTG TTGAGTGGGTTAGCTGTTGTTGGTCTTGGAGTATGGATGATAGTAGATTCCACTTCATTTAATGACATTGTGGATAGCGCCATACTGAATGGCACCACCTATGCATTGATAGGTGTTGGGGCTTTCATTGTCCTCGTTGGATTCTGTGGATGCTGTGGAGCATGGAAGGAGGTCAAATTCCTCCTCATCCTG TACATTATCGTTGTTGGTATTGTCTTCGTTGTGGAAGTAGCAGCTGGGATACTGATCGCCCTCTATCAGGATGAATTGGAGTCTTACATACAGAAGACAATGAACAACACTTTACAAGATGACTATGGTCAAAGTGGTACTGCTAATGAAGCTATCACATCGGCATGGGATACAGTACAATTAACA TTTGATTGCTGTGGTTCATCTCTCTATACTGATTATGAGACATCTGCATGGTACAATACCAGTAGTTCTGAGAAGTGGCCTGAATCTTGTTGTGTACATAACGGTAATACAATAGCAGATCGAACCAAATGTTACACTCCCACTGCAACTGATTGGTATGATTATATGAATACTGAT ggTTGCTACAGCAAAATAAGAGACTTGATAACTAACAATGTTATGATAGTTGGAGGTTTGCTTATTGGATTCTCTGTCATTATT TTAAGTACACTGTGTGGAGCAATATGTCTGTGCTGTTCTATCAGAAAGGATGACTAA
- the LOC144448138 gene encoding ER membrane protein complex subunit 10-like, producing MAAYVFKCAAVALLFFSIFVSATKRGDSNIDFDTISSLNLPIEHAVGIGPDVEFSVRGSLQFRSLKSTVGTFRQSPLLSGDFRDTLRDAASNKKTLYRVRVPTKLTGTTDEENEQYVSSFIKACSLYESRLSDFLMVTIDPSGHVLSISIAPLNGECHGNEIDEFDLDNFNTTVELASISSGPTPETQAYVQKLEEEKAQKEKGGSTEQKSFFGKYWMYIIPVVLFLLLSSAQDPNAQRGGGGGN from the exons ATGGCGGCTTACGTGTTCAAATGTGCTGCTGTCGCACTCTTGTTTTTCTCAATATTTGTGTCGGCTACAAAACGG GGTGATAGTAATATCGATTTTGATACAATAAGTAGTTTGAATTTACCAATAGAACATGCAGTTGGCATAG GTCCTGATGTAGAGTTTTCAGTAAGAGGAAGTCTACAATTCCGTTCTTTGAAAAGTACAGTTGGTACATTTAGACAGTCCCCATTATTATCTGGAGACTTCAGAGATACTCTCAGG GATGCAGCCAGCAATAAGAAAACTTTATATCGTGTACGAGTACCAACTAAGTTAACTGGGACTACAGATGAAGAAAACGAACAATATGTATCATCATTTATCAAGGCA TGTTCATTGTATGAATCAAGACTTAGTGATTTTCTAATGGTAACTATTGATCCATCGGGTCATGTACTCAGTATAAGTATTGCACCATTGAATGGAGAATGTCATGGCAACGAGATTGATGAATTTGATCTAGATAACTTCAATACTACAGTAGAATTGGCCAGCATCTCATCTGGTCCAAC CCCTGAAACTCAAGCCTACGTTCAGAAACTTGAGGAAGAAAAAGCACAGAAAGAGAAAGGTGGTTCAACAGAGCAAAAATCGTTTTTTGGAAAATAT TGGATGTACATTATACCAGTTGTGCTATTCTTACTGTTGTCATCAGCGCAAGATCCTAATGCTCAGAGAGGAGGTGGTGGTGGAAACTAG